A stretch of the Deltaproteobacteria bacterium genome encodes the following:
- a CDS encoding LemA family protein — MFRNSLAPLALMTTLFLSGCGWQQIPQAKNDVEATTAEITNQYKRRADLIPNLVEVVKGYAGHEQETLTAVVEARAKATAVNIDPSRVTPQQLKEFQDSQGQLSQALGRLMVVTERYPELKANENFRDLQAQLEGTENRITIARQRHIETIKAFNNLITVPPTSWTNALLYHFEKMPQWSLSESEQKAVEIAPKVQF; from the coding sequence ATGTTTAGGAATTCGCTCGCCCCCCTGGCTCTAATGACGACTCTTTTCTTGAGTGGATGCGGCTGGCAGCAGATCCCACAAGCCAAGAATGACGTCGAGGCGACGACGGCGGAAATCACAAATCAGTACAAGCGCCGCGCTGACCTGATTCCGAATCTGGTGGAAGTCGTCAAGGGCTACGCTGGCCACGAGCAGGAGACCTTGACGGCGGTCGTTGAGGCGCGCGCCAAAGCTACCGCGGTGAACATCGACCCGAGTCGGGTGACACCACAACAGCTTAAAGAGTTTCAAGACTCTCAGGGTCAACTCAGTCAGGCACTCGGTCGTCTTATGGTGGTGACGGAACGCTATCCCGAACTAAAAGCCAACGAAAACTTTCGCGACTTGCAGGCACAACTCGAGGGTACAGAGAACCGCATTACGATCGCCCGGCAGCGGCACATTGAAACAATCAAGGCATTCAACAACCTAATTACCGTGCCGCCAACGAGCTGGACAAACGCGCTACTTTACCATTTTGAAAAAATGCCACAGTGGTCTCTCAGCGAGTCTGAACAAAAAGCAGTTGAGATAGCGCCGAAGGTTCAGTTTTGA
- a CDS encoding DoxX family protein, which produces MTAEISRPALWVGRFFSGSVGILLLLDAVMKFVKPAQVVDATLALGLTESTILPLGVVLLLSTLLYLVPRTSFIGAILLTGYLGGVVCIHLRNAHGPFELSLPVVFGILLWAGLYLRNPDLRRLVA; this is translated from the coding sequence ATGACAGCTGAGATTTCAAGACCGGCTCTTTGGGTTGGACGTTTTTTTTCTGGTTCTGTCGGAATTCTATTACTCCTTGACGCTGTGATGAAATTCGTAAAACCAGCGCAAGTGGTGGATGCAACTCTAGCGCTGGGACTGACGGAATCCACCATCCTACCTTTGGGCGTCGTTCTCCTACTAAGCACCTTGCTTTATCTCGTACCGCGCACCTCGTTCATAGGAGCTATTCTACTTACGGGCTATCTGGGAGGAGTTGTGTGTATTCACTTACGCAACGCCCACGGCCCATTTGAACTCAGCCTACCCGTCGTATTTGGCATCCTACTATGGGCAGGACTTTACTTAAGGAACCCTGACTTGCGACGATTGGTGGCCTAA